Proteins encoded within one genomic window of Humulus lupulus chromosome 1, drHumLupu1.1, whole genome shotgun sequence:
- the LOC133814847 gene encoding uncharacterized protein LOC133814847 has translation MVRTRGASSKKTPVSQSRKIPSPSPPPSVSTAPLSVPAAATSVGKSCKSKARKKVFSLSHEHPMVFPDISADIVAPPSEVVVPSRAKDHSPLPFDSSLEARAKSKSVSSSSKVAAAGLLKLPLKPSQSKKNSVTPKRKLGLDASPSPLSTAKKKLKAHPPSPSSSESDPEEDKSESEVTHDTTLSDETVPDIAESEAESDEPEKEDIIPSEQEAESDSDHIASPLPSKAKGKKPISGSTPSPKHSGVNFKPYSSIFFYNDNARDMVLYAQRKFIIERNYVLSDHRPFGVLTMLQDRQWTGSLVKYSGFVDRIVKELYANLTNEIIEPSSPLYNKVFVRGHWFSFSPQDIALALHLPLDVEDDVDGASLDKDMVITELVGQKMVWPSNTVISVSNLTYTYAVLHKFATTNWKPTSHTATISFDMASFLYKVGTGLGIIWLRLFMIKSLGFAKKKDLQRDQEDLVAPTTATSYKASAPPTEATAAPSSKKVKPQSLKIASADIPHASSSVATDLGLVATEIAAVRASVDSLTARVMTIEGLQRSVLEAVQSLSKDPVV, from the exons ATGGTAAGAACTCGTGGTGCTTCCTCCAAGAAGACTCCTGTTTCTCAATCCCGAAAGATACCATCTCCTTCGCCTCCTCCATCTGTTTCAACAGCGCCTCTTTCTGTTCCAGCAGCTGCCACATCTGTTGGAAAATCCTGCAAATCCAAGGCACGCAAGAAGGTGTTTTCGCTCTCTCATGAACATCCTATGGTGTTTCCAGACATCTCTGCTGACATTGTTGCACCACCATCTGAAGTGGTGGTGCCCTCTCGAGCCAAGGACCATTCTCCTCTTCCGTTTGATTCATCTTTGGAGGCTAGGGCAAAATCGAAATCTGTTTCTTCCTCTTCCAAAGTTGCTGCTGCTGGGTTGCTAAAATTGCCCTTGAAGCCGAGTCAGTCCAAGAAAAATTCTGTGACTCCCAAAAGGAAATTGGGGTTGGACGCATCTCCTTCTCCCTTGTCTACTGCCAAGAAAAAATTGAAGGCTCATCCCCCTTCACCGTCCTCCTCCGAATCTGATCCTGAGGAAGATAAGTCAGAATCTGAAGTAACTCATGATACCACATTGTCTGATGAAACCGTTCCTGACATTGCAGaatcagaggctgagtctgatgAGCCAGAAAAAGAAGACATTATCCCCTCTGAACAAGAAGCTGAATCTGACTCAGACCACATTGCATCTCCTTTGCCATCCAAAGCTAAAGGGAAGAAACCTATTTCTGGTTCTACACCTTCACCAAAACATTCAGGTGtaaatttcaaaccttattcttccatttttttctatAATGATAATGCACGTGATATGGTTCTATATGCTCAACGGAAATTTATCATTGAAAGAAATTATGTCTTGAGTGATCATCGTCCATTTGGTGTGCTAACAATGCTTCAAGATCGACAATGGACAGGTTCTTTGGTTAAATACTCtggttttgtggatagaatagtCAAGGAATTATATGCCAATCTTACTAATGAAATTATTGAACCTTCATCTCCTCTGTATAATAAAGTGTTTGTTAGGGGCCAttggttctctttttctcctcaaGACATTGCTCTTGCTTTGCATCTTCCCCTTGATGTCGAGGATGATGTTGATGGTGCTTCTCTTGACAAGGACATGGTTATCACTGAGTTGGTAGGTCAAAAAATGGTATGGCCATCTAATACAGTCATCTCAGTCTCCAATCTCACCTACACTTATGCTGTTCTTCATAAGTTTGCCACAACAAATTGGAAGCCCACTTCTCACACCGCCACTATTTCTTTTGATATGGCCTCGTTTTTGTACAAAGTGGGGACCGGTCTTGGTATAATTTGGCTTCGGTTATTCATGATCAAATCATTGGGTTTCGCAAAG AAAAAAGATCTCCAACGTGATCAAGAAGACTTGGTGGCACCCACTACTGCTACTTCTTACAAGGCCTCTGCCCCTCCTACTGAAGCCACTGCTGCTCCTTCCTCCAAGAAAGTCAAGCCCCAATCTCTGAAGATCGCCTCGGCTGACATTCCTCATGCCTCCTCCTCTGTTGCCACAGATTTAGGACTTGTTGCAACAGAAATAGCTGCTGTTCGAGCCTCTGTTGATTCTTTGACTGCTCGAGTGATGACAATTGAAGGACTGCAACGTTCTGTGTTGGAAGCTGTTCAATCTCTGTCCAAAGATCcagttgtttag